One segment of Acidovorax sp. DW039 DNA contains the following:
- a CDS encoding nucleotidyltransferase family protein, giving the protein MPLNLPTVLILASGRGERFKASGGTVHKLQALLAGKPVLQHTLDAVRASGLPWHVEDAGHPGMGDSIAAAVRQTVSAAGWLVLPGDLPLVQPATLQAMAKVLQEKRAVVAWPEFAGERGHPVAFGRDCLLDLLALQGEKGAAPVVRKWADQGHGLAVPVVDEGVVTDIDTVQALARAEALLAEEPNAARR; this is encoded by the coding sequence ATGCCCCTCAACCTACCTACCGTCCTCATCCTCGCCTCAGGCCGTGGCGAACGCTTCAAGGCATCCGGCGGCACAGTGCACAAATTGCAGGCCCTGCTAGCGGGCAAGCCGGTGCTGCAGCACACGCTGGACGCAGTGCGCGCCAGTGGCTTGCCATGGCATGTGGAGGATGCCGGGCACCCAGGCATGGGTGATTCGATTGCAGCCGCTGTGCGGCAAACAGTGAGCGCTGCAGGCTGGCTGGTGCTGCCGGGCGATTTGCCTCTGGTGCAGCCCGCCACGCTGCAGGCCATGGCGAAGGTGCTGCAGGAGAAACGGGCCGTGGTGGCATGGCCGGAGTTTGCGGGCGAGCGCGGGCACCCGGTGGCATTTGGGCGCGACTGTTTGCTCGACTTGCTGGCCCTGCAGGGCGAAAAGGGCGCTGCGCCCGTGGTGCGTAAATGGGCAGATCAGGGGCACGGGCTGGCCGTGCCGGTGGTGGATGAGGGCGTGGTGACAGACATTGACACCGTGCAGGCGCTGGCGCGAGCCGAAGCTTTGCTGGCGGAAGAACCAAACGCTGCAAGGAGATAG
- a CDS encoding DUF4124 domain-containing protein — MRKSQLIAIVIGTVVTATAQAQVHRCTNAAGQSVYTDAPCPEGQTSKLIERQKSAAEIAQERANAEAATERKYRAQSAERAQHDASTSSPSPAPTSTNTPTSLVNSPACKNAQKEMEFVSSIRTLSPDEKRMRTNAAITNVNAACGTNTPLMQEPPKVIVRNPVITHCDSGFCYDDARGVYKKNNADSITAADGRICTKSAGKSTADWRCS, encoded by the coding sequence ATGAGAAAAAGCCAACTGATTGCAATCGTTATCGGCACTGTCGTGACCGCAACGGCACAAGCCCAAGTACATCGCTGCACCAACGCAGCAGGTCAGAGCGTCTACACCGATGCGCCTTGCCCCGAAGGGCAAACTAGCAAGCTGATCGAGCGCCAAAAAAGTGCGGCAGAAATTGCCCAGGAGCGTGCCAACGCAGAGGCAGCCACTGAAAGGAAATACCGCGCCCAATCGGCCGAACGTGCGCAGCATGACGCCTCAACTTCATCCCCAAGCCCAGCGCCAACCTCTACAAACACCCCTACCTCCCTGGTCAATTCACCAGCCTGCAAAAACGCGCAGAAAGAGATGGAGTTTGTCTCCAGCATTCGCACGCTGTCGCCGGATGAAAAGCGCATGCGCACCAATGCCGCCATCACCAATGTGAACGCTGCCTGCGGCACCAACACACCGCTCATGCAAGAGCCACCCAAGGTGATCGTGAGAAACCCGGTCATTACCCATTGCGACAGCGGCTTTTGTTACGACGATGCCAGAGGCGTCTATAAAAAGAACAACGCCGACTCCATCACCGCAGCCGATGGCCGCATTTGCACCAAGTCTGCTGGTAAGTCCACGGCAGACTGGCGCTGCTCCTGA
- a CDS encoding DUF2268 domain-containing putative Zn-dependent protease (predicted Zn-dependent protease with a strongly conserved HExxH motif) — protein MSLHFHFPDAGGRLAPWLPQLRRLLVTAADRVATLLPITPLDVVTYATEAVIPELGVNGFAEGQHLLHMKVDPGNPYLAQHIQTAVPALFAHEVHHCMRERSVGYGRTLRTALVSEGLACHFEVEAMGHTPFYAQALSTEQISSMTQRMQPELDAPWYNHPAWFFGSPAESIPRHCGYSVGFALVGQYLARHQLSASAAVNVPAEAFFG, from the coding sequence TTGAGCCTTCATTTCCACTTTCCTGACGCAGGCGGACGGCTGGCCCCCTGGCTGCCGCAACTGCGCAGGCTGCTGGTCACCGCCGCCGACCGTGTAGCCACCCTGCTCCCAATCACCCCACTGGATGTAGTGACCTACGCGACCGAAGCCGTAATTCCTGAGCTGGGTGTCAATGGTTTTGCCGAGGGGCAGCATTTGCTACATATGAAGGTAGACCCCGGCAATCCTTATCTTGCACAACACATCCAGACCGCCGTCCCCGCCCTATTTGCCCATGAAGTGCACCACTGCATGCGAGAGCGTTCAGTAGGTTACGGACGCACGCTGCGCACAGCCCTGGTCTCAGAAGGGCTGGCCTGCCACTTTGAAGTGGAGGCCATGGGGCATACACCCTTCTACGCCCAAGCACTCTCCACCGAGCAGATCAGCTCCATGACGCAGCGGATGCAGCCTGAGCTGGATGCGCCTTGGTACAACCACCCCGCATGGTTCTTTGGTAGCCCTGCAGAGTCGATTCCTCGGCACTGCGGATATTCAGTGGGGTTTGCACTGGTGGGGCAATACCTTGCACGCCATCAGCTCAGCGCCAGCGCAGCAGTCAACGTACCTGCCGAGGCTTTCTTCGGCTGA
- a CDS encoding superoxide dismutase family protein translates to MNLRFFLASAAVAAVAGCASYSTGPSATAQLQATKGNTTTGTVQFVQMGDVVKVSGTITGLKPGAEHGFHIHEKGDCSSGDGMSAGGHFNPGGKPHGHHGMGDHHTGDLPSLKADANGVATFNFESRIIRVGSTDNNIIGRGLIVHRDPDDYTTQPTGNAGPRLACAVIAAK, encoded by the coding sequence ATGAATCTTCGTTTTTTTCTGGCATCAGCGGCTGTTGCTGCTGTGGCTGGCTGCGCCTCTTACAGCACAGGCCCCAGTGCCACAGCGCAACTGCAAGCCACCAAGGGCAACACCACCACAGGCACCGTGCAGTTTGTGCAGATGGGTGATGTGGTGAAGGTGTCGGGAACGATTACCGGCCTCAAGCCCGGTGCCGAGCACGGCTTTCACATCCATGAAAAAGGCGACTGCAGCAGCGGCGACGGCATGAGCGCTGGCGGCCATTTCAACCCCGGCGGCAAGCCCCACGGCCACCATGGCATGGGCGACCACCACACCGGCGACCTTCCCAGCCTGAAGGCCGATGCCAATGGTGTCGCTACCTTCAATTTTGAATCGCGCATCATCCGCGTGGGCAGCACGGATAACAACATCATTGGCCGCGGCCTCATCGTGCACCGCGACCCCGATGACTACACCACCCAGCCCACCGGTAACGCCGGGCCTCGTCTGGCCTGTGCTGTGATTGCCGCCAAGTAA